gTTACTGCGTTCTcaaatattagtaaaacatttaattgagtattatttttatgtgagaGCAGATGTTTGtagtgaaattaatatttctatcaaCTGATGctcataattttgttatatttatatattatattgaaatttgaatatcacaggagtgttttaaatattgttctgTTTCCTAATGTATATGTTTAGCTGAAACAGTTCcttgtttatattaagttagtaattaaatatgagtGATTTTGATTTGACTGCTaagctatatttattatctgtattaaggtttatattttttatgtaagcaACACATTTGAATAGATGTCATTCTTGAGGCCCCAGAGtatgacaataatatttgctttttaatttttctttttgttttcagtATTGTTTCtgaaattatatgtaactaaATTTAATCATCATACAAGAAAACAACACAATTATTCAGTCACGcatatattgttttctatGGCGAGCCTACTTCATgaacagaagaaaaaaatccttaataataattaatttgctaTATCTGGAGCTTAGTGCTATGAgggttgataatataaatattccatgACCTTTGAGATGgttggtttaaataaaataaatatggacaccaattgttttatttacttatattacaaAAGTCCGCCACTCCTTAATCTAAGAGTATCGAATATGTATTTAACATGATCTGGTTTGTATACATTTTCCATTAACTGCATCTCTAAATGATTCAATGATTCCGTATCCCACACCCTCACCCAATAAAAGATTGACAACAATTTGTGGTAACCATTGCTATCAACAGATGAATCTGTGATTTCAATATGtggaagattttttattattgccaGGAGTCTGGATTTTATAACCGCATTAAAGATTTTGTTGTTGGTGACCGCAAACTTATGTAATATATCAATAGTTTGAATTGATAGTTGTTTACTTAGTAAGATATCTGGTAAACTCTGAAGCCACACTTTGAAATTCTCATTGGAATGAAAATGacgtaatttttcatttagagctattttacataataaggtaaatattttttgtttaccaATATCCTCATTAGTTTTGTTAGAATAAGCAACTAGaatattatcaaacaaattgTCCAATACCGAAGTATCTTTGGTCCAACCGGTGATTTCattggaaaataataaatccaataattttattacagtgtCATTGATATTgccttcattatatttattgaatattttttcaatgtaattaataacagcttttatttctttctccTGGTGTTTCATACTAACTTTAGGATTAAACATAATGAAGAGCTTGCAAATTTCCAGATtttctgtaattaattttgggTCTGATATTGATTCTACGGAAGCTGTTTGCTTTGATCTTACGTTTGTAACATACGGGAATGAACTTACAAAATGCTGACTGTATGGCCCACTGGTTTTATGgaagtagatattttttatattggaaCTTGGACAtttcttgtttaaatattcaagtaaACTTCCAAGCACATTAAATGTTCcaagaatatatttcaaaagtaaAGCTGTTTCTACATTAATAACAGTTTCAAAGTTTGAATGTGACTTTGCACTTGGGGCAGCCTCAAGCCATGTATCATAAAGTAATGGAGTCAATGTTCCAACATACTCTTTAAACTTCTCTACTTCATCTATCTCTTGTTCATTTTCAGCTTTTGCTGAATAACAGGACACATAACAGTTTGAAGTATAAATTGGATCAAACaatgtgtaataattttttttactacagtCAACCTTGTGTGTCTTGTTACTTGAAATTTGTGCTTCCTTATGGTTAAAACATTCAAGTTCATACTTTTGTAAGAATTCTTGTAA
This genomic window from Danaus plexippus chromosome 14, MEX_DaPlex, whole genome shotgun sequence contains:
- the LOC116769827 gene encoding testis-expressed protein 10, with the translated sequence MHKTGATRYQKFLKAEKAKTKLKGKKDKELPKGTNVTKTNFKVKKIVIKEQFKKHLQSEALTSRKLNVKELLSRLNHFNTKSRTDALDGLKEIITLFPEVLERNLGQLLLNVTPLVLNIEKLVRQGSLKVLHLILSNVSSEKIEPFFDIMSTYLRSAMTHIDSRIQEDSLFFLDILLLCTPSKVAQDFHKIIPNFLDMISKLRVDSKPGRTLTVNLNSQITTVKWRVKVFQRLQEFLQKYELECFNHKEAQISSNKTHKVDCSKKNYYTLFDPIYTSNCYVSCYSAKAENEQEIDEVEKFKEYVGTLTPLLYDTWLEAAPSAKSHSNFETVINVETALLLKYILGTFNVLGSLLEYLNKKCPSSNIKNIYFHKTSGPYSQHFVSSFPYVTNVRSKQTASVESISDPKLITENLEICKLFIMFNPKVSMKHQEKEIKAVINYIEKIFNKYNEGNINDTVIKLLDLLFSNEITGWTKDTSVLDNLFDNILVAYSNKTNEDIGKQKIFTLLCKIALNEKLRHFHSNENFKVWLQSLPDILLSKQLSIQTIDILHKFAVTNNKIFNAVIKSRLLAIIKNLPHIEITDSSVDSNGYHKLLSIFYWVRVWDTESLNHLEMQLMENVYKPDHVKYIFDTLRLRSGGLL